GGGAATCCTGGGCATTCTGTGAGAAGAGGGCTTCCGGATCATCTCCCGCGACAACCACAACACCGGATATGAGCCCCTGCGTGGTTGCGTTGATGAGGGGATCAGCAAGGGCATTCATCCCGACGTTTTTAACGAGAACTGCGGAACGCCTGCCTGATAGCGAGTCTCCAAGTGCATATTCAAGAGCGGTCTTCTCATTGACGACTGTTTCCACACGCAGGAGATCGCCAATCTCCGTCACCGGATACCCGGGTACGGTATAGATGGTATCTGCACTGTTTTTGAGTGCCCATGCTACTGCTTCAAAACCCTTCATGTACAATCCCTCCCGGGAACGATGTCACAGCCGGTGCAAAACGTGCACATCGTCTCTGCATTGTGTGTGTCCAGACCAGCGTCCTGCAATGCCCGTTTATGAATGCCTGCAATTTTCAGAAGGCGATCCGCCTGTGGCACCGGATACCCTGCCAGTTCTGCTGCCGGAGTGAGCGGGCGAAGTACCGGGATAACACCCCTTTCCGTCAGGAGACGGATGCAATCCTCCATCTCGGCATCTGTCTCCCCAAGCCCGATGATCACATTCGAAAAGACGTTGCCTCTGCCAAAGAGTGCAACGGACTGGTCAAGGGCATACAGTACCGCCTCCCAGGACATCTCCGGGCACATCTCCCTGCAGAGTGCGGGTGTTGCAGCTTCCAGATTGAATTTGACTTCCGCAACACCTGCATCATACAGGGTTTTTGGCGTCTCCGGGCCAGGATAGATCGAGACCCCGACCGGAACGTCTGAAGGCATAATCCGCCTCAGTACTGCCAGAACCCTCTCCTCCTCCTCTTCGATTGATCCAACAATACCGCTTGTGACTGAGATGGCATCGATTCTGTCTGCAACAGTTGCTATCAGCGCAGCTATCTCATCAGGCGTCTTCACCCGGCCTTCTGTAAGCGGCACCGGACAGTACCTGCAGGAGTAGATACACTGCCCTGAAACCGTGATATAAGCCTGGCGTGGGCAGTGGAGAGCTGGAGGCTCAAGGATTCCGGTACACTCCAGTGACCCGAACCTGAGGATGCAGGCTCCGTCTCCGGTATGATGCAGCTCGACTGGAGAGTTTTTTGATATTGCCAGCCGTACCCTTCTTCCCTGTTTTGCGAAGAAGACCGAGCCTGCCCCTCCTGCACCTGGTCCGGCAGCTGACTGCGCGACAAAACCTGATGCATCTGATCCAGTGAGACGGCATGTGCCAGCAGCAAGGAGTTCTGCCTTCAGTCTGTGCCATCGCATAATTGCAGTGCCTCCTCAAACCGGGTCACAAACGGGATTGCAGCAACAGCGCCGATCAATCCCCTGCCCGAGATCCTGATATCAAGGAGAGGGCGAACCGTATCCAGTGCCGACCAGCTGACCTCGCCCCGTTTCACCTTCCACCCATAGCTCTCCAGCGCCGAGGGATCGAAGCCGGTGAATGCCGCCATCCCGGTCTCGTCAGAGAGCGTATGCTGCTTCACGAGTGCCTCGAAGCGACGAATGCAGGAGGCAGGGTCGGTTGTCGCAAATTCACAGGCGACAGCCACACAGTTCTTTGTCCGGTAGGCGACCGGGTAGAGCTGTACAATGGTATGGGAGAGATACCGGGTCGATTCATCTTCAATTGATCGGGCAATATTATGACAGAGCGTCCAGGTGGCACCCGCTTCCGGCGTATCGGTGTCATCCACACCGATGATGACCCGATGGCGGCGGGGAAGAACGATACGCGAACCTGCAACCATGCCGCCGCCGCACGGATCAGATTCGGATCGGATCACCCCGGTGGCGTGTGCCCGGCAGACAGAAGCACCAACGCCGCCGCCGCCCATCCCGATATAGGTAATCCCGATCTCGGGGCCTTTCACTGCCACACGGGCAATCCCTGCAGGGAAACGGGATCCGATCAGGTCAAGATCGACTGCGCCTGGTGAGAGCATATACCGGGTTGTCTGGCCAACAGTTCGTGCAGAGCGAACGAGGGGGCTTTTGCTGTAGTGGTGTTTTACCCACATCGCACCCCCGATACAGTCAAACCGCTCTATCAGTTCCACTGCTTGTTCATCTTCTGATGCTATCGCGAGGATCTCAGGATAGGTTATGACATAGGGATCTGCTGTATGCTTCATAGCGGCCTGCCATCGCACCCGGTACAGAAGGAGAGAGGAATTTCCAGATTTTCAGTTTATTTCAGCCTGAAAAGGATGATAAAACCCCGGATCGTTCTGTAGCCGAAATTTTCGTTAACAGAATAATCGTTTGCAGGATAATATAAGGTGATCGATCTGATCAAAAAAAAAGGTTAGAAGAGTTCGTGAAGCTGGAACTTGAAGGGACCAAGTGATCCTCCGTAGTTGCCTGCCGAGATCTTCACAATGCCCGGAACCATGCATGAAGCTTTGACACCTGCTGCCATGGCAGCTTTTACTGCTGGCTCGTCTACACCGTCAATGACGATCTCATAGATAGCACCAACACCTTCCGGAACCTCTGTTGAGTCCACCTTCTCACGAATTGTTGGACAGAATGCTTCGTTTGTGGAAGCTCCCATAAACTTGTACTTGTTGCTTCCGACTTTTGAGCCACTTGATACAACACCGCCAGGGAACGGGGTGATGACACCGGGAACGTCTGCAATCGCATCGACTGCTGCCTCGGCTGCAACAAGTGCACTCATCTGGTTCTCGCCCATGATCAGGAAGTTGCCACCTGCAACACCCTTCACTGCTCCATACTCCTCCTCGATGATGAAGTCCCCGCCCATGATCGGAATGGAATAGCATTCACGGCCACCAACATCCACCTTTGATTCGAAACCGTCACCAAAGAAGTGA
The nucleotide sequence above comes from Methanocalculus natronophilus. Encoded proteins:
- a CDS encoding radical SAM protein, whose translation is MRWHRLKAELLAAGTCRLTGSDASGFVAQSAAGPGAGGAGSVFFAKQGRRVRLAISKNSPVELHHTGDGACILRFGSLECTGILEPPALHCPRQAYITVSGQCIYSCRYCPVPLTEGRVKTPDEIAALIATVADRIDAISVTSGIVGSIEEEEERVLAVLRRIMPSDVPVGVSIYPGPETPKTLYDAGVAEVKFNLEAATPALCREMCPEMSWEAVLYALDQSVALFGRGNVFSNVIIGLGETDAEMEDCIRLLTERGVIPVLRPLTPAAELAGYPVPQADRLLKIAGIHKRALQDAGLDTHNAETMCTFCTGCDIVPGRDCT
- the mmp11 gene encoding methanogenesis marker protein 11; the protein is MKHTADPYVITYPEILAIASEDEQAVELIERFDCIGGAMWVKHHYSKSPLVRSARTVGQTTRYMLSPGAVDLDLIGSRFPAGIARVAVKGPEIGITYIGMGGGGVGASVCRAHATGVIRSESDPCGGGMVAGSRIVLPRRHRVIIGVDDTDTPEAGATWTLCHNIARSIEDESTRYLSHTIVQLYPVAYRTKNCVAVACEFATTDPASCIRRFEALVKQHTLSDETGMAAFTGFDPSALESYGWKVKRGEVSWSALDTVRPLLDIRISGRGLIGAVAAIPFVTRFEEALQLCDGTD
- the fhcD gene encoding formylmethanofuran--tetrahydromethanopterin N-formyltransferase; this encodes MEYNGVVIDNTYAEGFPTWVSRVIITAVTREWAYKSAVEATGFATSTIGCPAEAGIERFVPASETPDGRPGYAILICVGKKKLKEQLVERIAECVLTAPTTAAFNGLDAEEKLPVKLHFFGDGFESKVDVGGRECYSIPIMGGDFIIEEEYGAVKGVAGGNFLIMGENQMSALVAAEAAVDAIADVPGVITPFPGGVVSSGSKVGSNKYKFMGASTNEAFCPTIREKVDSTEVPEGVGAIYEIVIDGVDEPAVKAAMAAGVKASCMVPGIVKISAGNYGGSLGPFKFQLHELF